GGCGACCGCGGAGCCGGCCACGGTGGAGACCACCGCGGAGCCGGCCACGGTCGAGGCGACCGCCGAGCCGGTCGCCGTGCTGCTCCCGCTGCGCGACGAGGCCGGCCGGGTCGCGCCCTGCCTGCGCGCGCTGCTCGCCCAGGAGGGCGTCGCCGAGATCGTGGTCCTGGACGACGGCTCCACCGACGGCACCGCCGACGTGGTCCGCGCGATCGCCGGCGACGACCCCCGGGTCCGCCTGCTCACCGGCGCGCCCCCGCCGCCCGGCTGGCTCGGCAAGCCGCACGCCTGCCACCGGCTCGCCGCCGCCACGGACGCGCCGGTCATCGTCTTCATCGACGCGGACGTGGTCCTGGAACACCCGCACGCGATCACCGGCGTCGCCGCGCTGCTCCGCCGGCTCGGGGCGGACCTGCTCAGCCCGTACCCCCGGCTGGAGGCGGTGAGCGCCGGTGAGCGGCTCGTACAGCCGCTGCTGCAGTGGACCTGGCTCACCTTCCTGCCGCTGCGTGCGATGGAGCGCTCGCGCCGGCCGTCGCTCGCCGCCGCCGGCGGTCAGCTGCTGGTCGCGGACGCGACCGCCTACCACCGGGCCGGCGGCCACGCGGCGGTGCGCGCGGAGATCCTGGAGGACATCGCGCTGGCCCGCGCGGTCAAGCGGGCCGGCGGCCGGATCGCGCTGGCGGACGGTACGCCGGTGGCCCGGTGCCGGATGTACACCGGCTGGCGGGAGCTCGCCGACGGGTACGGCAAGTCACTCTGGGCCTCGCTCGGGCCGCTGCCCACGGCCGTACCCGTGCTGCTGTTCCTGCTGTTCTGCTACACGCTGTCGCCGCTGACCGCGCTCGCCGCCGCGCTCACCGGGCACGCCGCCGCGGCCGGGCTCGCGGCGCTCGCCACGCTGGCCGGCGTGGCCGGGCGGGTCCGGTCCGCGCACGCGACCGGCGGCCGGGCCTGGCCGGACGCGCTCGCGCACCCGGTCTCGATCGCGCTGCTCGCCTGGTTGACGCTCCGCTCCCACCACCTGCGCCGCCGCGGCCGGCTGAGCTGGCGCGGCCGTACCGTCAGCTGACCGGCCCGGAACCCGTTCATCGACGGGTGACTTGGCGCGGTTGCCGGCACACGCGATGATGACCGGATGAGCCGGACAGTCAAGATGATCCTGGCAGTGATGCTGCTCGTCACCGGGATCACCGGCCTGGTGGTCCTCCTCGGCGGTGAGGGCCTGGACCGGGCCGAGAAGTGGGTGTCGATCGTCGGCGTGACCGCGTCGGTCGTGCTGAGCGGTCTCGGCCTCACGGTGTCCTGGCTCGCCTGGCGCCGCCCCGCCCCCGCCGAGCCGGCCCCGGCCGCCGTTCCGGCACCGGCTCCGAGCCCCGCCCCCGTCCCCGCCCCGGTCCCGGGCGTCGACGTGCGTGGTGCGCGGGGTGTGCAGATCGGTGACCACAACACCCAGCACAACACCTTCTGAGCGGTACGCCGCCGGTCACGTGCGCACGGCGATGCCCTATAAAGGGCAGGTGACGGCGGTAGCGGTGATCGGAGCGGGAGTCGGTGGTCTGGCGGCCGCGGCCCGGCTGGCAGCGGCGGGGCACTCCGTCACCATCTACGAGCGGGCCGACACGGTCGGCGGGAAGCTGGCCCGCTACTCCCGGGACGGCTTCACGTTCGACACCGGGCCGAGCCTGTTCACGCTCCCCCAGGTCTTCGAGGAGCTGTTCGCGGACGTCGGGGCGAACCTGCACGACCACCTCGACCTGGTGCGGCTCGACCCGATCGTGCGGCATCACTTCCCGGACGGCACCGCGCTCGACTCGTGCGCCGACCCGGCCGAGTTCGCCGGGCGGATCGGCACCGCGTTCGGGCCGGCGGCCGCGGCGGACTGGTCCCGGCTCTGGTCCCGCGCCGAGCGCGTCTGGCACGCCTCGTGGCGCGACGTGCTGCGCAACCCGTTCGACGGCCCCGCCGACCTCGCGAAGCTCGCCTGGCACGTCCGCGACCTGGCCGCGATCGCGCCCGGCCGCACGCTGCGCGGGCTGGGCCGCGAGTACCTGCGCGACGCGCGGCTGCGCATGCTGCTCGACCGCTACGCCACGTACGCCGGCGCCGATCCCCGGCGCGCCCCGGCCGCACTGGTCGCGGTCCCGTACGCGGAGCTGGCCTTCGGTGGCTGGTATCTGCGGGGTGGTCTCGGGCGGCTGGCCGACGCGCTGCTCACGCTCTGCCTGGACCTCGGCGTGGTGGTGGAGACCGGCGCGACCGTGACCCGGATCGAGGCGACCGGCGGCCGGGTGCAGGCGATCCGGGTGCGCGGCGCGCGCGGCACCGCGCACCGGGTGCCGGTGTCCACCGTGGTGGCGAACGTGGACGCGCTCACCCTCTACCGTGACCTGCTGCCGTCGCCGCGCCGGCTGGCCGCGCTGACCGACCGCAGCCTGGCCGGTTTCGTGCTGCTGCTGGGCGTGCGTGGCGAGTCCGGCCTGGCGCACCACACGGTGTTCTTCCCGCGCGACTACGACGCGGAGTTCGACGCGGTCTTCGGTGATCCGGGCCGCGGCGTGCCGGCCCGGCCCCCGGCCGACCCGACCGTGTTCGTGACCGTGGCCAACGACCCGAGCGTCCGGCCGGACGGACACGAGGCGTGGTTCGTGCTGGTCAACGCGCCCCGGCACGGCCTGGCCGCGGACGCGGTGGACTGGCGGCGGCCCGGGCTGGCGGACGCGTACGCGGACCGGATCCTGGACCTGCTGGCCGCGCGCGGTGCCGACGTGCGGGATCGGCTGGTGTTCCGGGAGGTCCGCACGCCCGCGGACCTGGCCGCGTCCGCGCACGCGCCGGGCGGTGCGATCTACGGCACCGCGAACCACGCGCTGCTGCGCCCGGCGAACCGTGGTCCCGTGCACGGCCTGCACCTGGTCGGCGGCTCCGCGCACCCGGGTGGCGGCCTGCCGATGGTCGCGCTCTCCGCCCGGATCGCCGCGGCGCAGATCAACAAGACCCGATAGCCGCGAGGGTACGCCACGGGCCCTCCCACCACGTCCGCACGAGGGACCCGGCCCGGGCGCGACCGGCACACCGGCCGGCCGGGCCGCCCGCTCACCGGCCGGACAGCGCCAGCGCGTACTCCGGGAACCAGACGCCGGCGGCCGGGTCGCCGCGGTCGCACTCGCCGTCGGACTCGCCCGGGCGCTTCACCCAGAGCAGCGCGTCCAGCCGCGGCACGCCGGTGTCCGTGGTCGGGTCCGCGCCGATCGCCCGGCCGGGCGGGTTGCACCAGCGGGCGACGCCGGACGCCGGGTTCGGTCCGTTGCCGTTGCGGCTGGTGTCGATCACGAAGTGGGTGCCGCCGAGCGCCTCGGAGAGCCGGGTGCCGTACGCGACCGACGCCTCCGTGGTCTCGAAGTTGGAGACGTTGAGCGCGAACCCGGCCGCGCGATCGATCCCGGCCGCGCGCAGCGCTTCCGCGAGCCGGGCATGGTCGGCGATCCAGCTGGCGTTGCCCGCGTCCAGGTAGACGTGTGCCCGCTCGTTCGCCGCGAACGCGTCCACCGCGGCCGCGAGCAGCGCGTACCGCTCGGCGGGTGGCCCGGCGCAGCCGTCGACGGCCTGGGCGACCGCGTCCGGCTCCAGCACGATCAGCACCGGTTCCCGGCCCAGCGCACCGGCGAGCGCGCGCACCCACGCCGTGTACTCGTCCCGGCCGGCGGCGCCGCCGGCCGAGAACGACCCGCAGTCCCGGCCCGGGATGTTGTAGACGGTGATCACCGGCAGGTGCCCGGCCGCCCGCGCGTCCGCCACCAGCGTGGCCGCGCGGGTCACGGTGTCCGCGGACGCGCCGGTGAACCAGACCGCGGTGGGTTGCTCGCCGATGTGCCGGATCGCGGCCGCGTCCGCCGGGCGCCCGGCCGCGGCGTACTCGTCGGCCTGCCGGGTGGCCACGTTCGGCGTGGCGGCGAAGAACCGCACGCCGGCCAGCGGGTTGACCGGTGGTGGCGCCGGCTCCGGCTCCGTCGGCGAGGCGCAGGCGGCCAGCGCGAGCAGACCGGTCGTGAGCAGGCAGGCTCCGATGCGGCGCATCCGCGCCCTCCGTCCCGTGGCGGGTTCGTCAGGCCAGCGCGCGGCGCACCGCGGCCAGCAGCTGGCAGATGCCGTAACCGGCGAAGAGCACCCAGACGACCGTCGCGAGCGTGGCGGTCCCGGCCGCGAGCTCCGTGGTGATCAGCGCACCGGCGCCGGTGAGCAGCAGGCCGACCAGCGCGATCGAGACCCGGCTGGGCCGCTCGCCGATGGTGACCACGCCGATCTCGCGCATGCCGGCGACGCTCGCCCGGGCCCGGACGTACTCGTGCAGCCAGGAGAGCGCGCCCGCGACCACGACCAGCCAGCCGAACGCGCCGGCCGCCCAGAACGCGGCCAGCCAGGCGGCCTCGCCGAGCCGGTCGGCGACCGAGTCGTAGAGGTGACCGAGCCGGGACGCGCGCCCGGACGTGACCGCGACCGCACCGTCCACACTGTCCGCCACGCCGGCCAGCAGCACCAGCGCGGCACCGGCGAGCGGGCCGACGGTCCGGTCGGCGAGCACCACCAACGGCACGCAGGCGCAGATCAGCAGCCCGACGACGGTGACCGCGGTGGGCGGCACGCCGAGCCGGCCGAGCGGGCGGCCGAGCACGAACGCCAGCCGCAGCCAGCCCCGCACCAGGACGGAGGCGCGCCTCGGGTCGAAGCCACCGTGCAGTCCGGCCCAGGCCGTCGCGTACTCATCCCAGGTCATGATCATCCCAGGTCATGCGCCTCTCACCCCTGCACTTTACCGGCCGCCCGGGCCGGCTCGCCGGTTCGCGCCGGGTGAACCGGCGGTCGGCCACCCGACAGCCGGTCCAGCACGCGCGCGGTGCCGCCGAGCCGGTCGCGCAGCGCCGGTGAGACGTAGAGCGACTCCACCGTGGGCAGCGGACAGCCGTTCAGAGTGGCCTGCGCGGACGTCCCGGCCGGCACGGCCAGGGCGAGAAGGTCCAGATCCGGGGGTACGGCCGGGCCGTACCGCTTCCCGCCGGTGCTGCCGTCGTAGGAGAGCAGGAACGACACGCCCGCGCCGACCGCGT
This genomic window from Catenuloplanes niger contains:
- a CDS encoding glycoside hydrolase family 6 protein, which produces MRRIGACLLTTGLLALAACASPTEPEPAPPPVNPLAGVRFFAATPNVATRQADEYAAAGRPADAAAIRHIGEQPTAVWFTGASADTVTRAATLVADARAAGHLPVITVYNIPGRDCGSFSAGGAAGRDEYTAWVRALAGALGREPVLIVLEPDAVAQAVDGCAGPPAERYALLAAAVDAFAANERAHVYLDAGNASWIADHARLAEALRAAGIDRAAGFALNVSNFETTEASVAYGTRLSEALGGTHFVIDTSRNGNGPNPASGVARWCNPPGRAIGADPTTDTGVPRLDALLWVKRPGESDGECDRGDPAAGVWFPEYALALSGR
- a CDS encoding glycosyltransferase, with amino-acid sequence MPDPLLVLAAAQAATAGALTLHTLINARLLHRPATVEATAEPATVETTAEPATVEATAEPVAVLLPLRDEAGRVAPCLRALLAQEGVAEIVVLDDGSTDGTADVVRAIAGDDPRVRLLTGAPPPPGWLGKPHACHRLAAATDAPVIVFIDADVVLEHPHAITGVAALLRRLGADLLSPYPRLEAVSAGERLVQPLLQWTWLTFLPLRAMERSRRPSLAAAGGQLLVADATAYHRAGGHAAVRAEILEDIALARAVKRAGGRIALADGTPVARCRMYTGWRELADGYGKSLWASLGPLPTAVPVLLFLLFCYTLSPLTALAAALTGHAAAAGLAALATLAGVAGRVRSAHATGGRAWPDALAHPVSIALLAWLTLRSHHLRRRGRLSWRGRTVS
- a CDS encoding phytoene desaturase family protein, with product MTAVAVIGAGVGGLAAAARLAAAGHSVTIYERADTVGGKLARYSRDGFTFDTGPSLFTLPQVFEELFADVGANLHDHLDLVRLDPIVRHHFPDGTALDSCADPAEFAGRIGTAFGPAAAADWSRLWSRAERVWHASWRDVLRNPFDGPADLAKLAWHVRDLAAIAPGRTLRGLGREYLRDARLRMLLDRYATYAGADPRRAPAALVAVPYAELAFGGWYLRGGLGRLADALLTLCLDLGVVVETGATVTRIEATGGRVQAIRVRGARGTAHRVPVSTVVANVDALTLYRDLLPSPRRLAALTDRSLAGFVLLLGVRGESGLAHHTVFFPRDYDAEFDAVFGDPGRGVPARPPADPTVFVTVANDPSVRPDGHEAWFVLVNAPRHGLAADAVDWRRPGLADAYADRILDLLAARGADVRDRLVFREVRTPADLAASAHAPGGAIYGTANHALLRPANRGPVHGLHLVGGSAHPGGGLPMVALSARIAAAQINKTR
- a CDS encoding CDP-alcohol phosphatidyltransferase family protein, coding for MTWDEYATAWAGLHGGFDPRRASVLVRGWLRLAFVLGRPLGRLGVPPTAVTVVGLLICACVPLVVLADRTVGPLAGAALVLLAGVADSVDGAVAVTSGRASRLGHLYDSVADRLGEAAWLAAFWAAGAFGWLVVVAGALSWLHEYVRARASVAGMREIGVVTIGERPSRVSIALVGLLLTGAGALITTELAAGTATLATVVWVLFAGYGICQLLAAVRRALA